A single genomic interval of Hemibagrus wyckioides isolate EC202008001 linkage group LG13, SWU_Hwy_1.0, whole genome shotgun sequence harbors:
- the aatkb gene encoding serine/threonine-protein kinase LMTK1 isoform X1 produces the protein MPATLALLIMSASYFNPGFALSSHFDSDGVPLSELSWSSSLAVVAVSFSGLFTFIFLMLACLCCKKGEIGFKEFENAEGDEYQADMSTLASPASAGSPDVYVLPLSEVSLPVAKQPSRSVQLQKSTDASRHSLLYIKEIGHGWFGKVLLGEVTSGLSSTQVVVKELKTSASIQDQMHFLEEAQPYRSLQHPALVQCLAQCTEVTPYLLIMEFCPLGDVKGYLRSCRAADSVTPDPLLLQRMACQIASGLLHLHKHDYRHSDLALRNCLLTSDVTVKIGDYGLSHSKYKDDYFVTSDQSWVPLRWIAPELVDEVHGNILMADQTKQSNIWSLGVTMWELFELGNQPYRHYSDRQVLNFAVKDQQLKLPKPMLQFPLSDRWYEVMQFCWLQSDQRPNAEEVHLLLSYLCAKGASEAEEDFERRWNSMRPNMTHGSLHGAGPLTLEMPQSLTTSSSFPLLEQFSAGDGYQSESGDDILTVTETSHGLNFEYKWEQARAKQPYPSSSTSGTLGQGNPHCQEVYYPPGGMVGGCGIDRLTLGVSPQYYDPKQLHTPGVVPVLSAHSPSVNSEYYIRIEEPVECNIDMEYTMCAYSPEFGGSNGSFLTGSGDSGDCMNCPSKGKPIETYWSADIHKSSAYDSDSSPTMSLTMEPLLGQVSDSSPLRPWESGHYVSYKDRDGGYYYENSPPLGMDHYLIGGPSEPMRESWGSRSLRQALGELEEPLGISHSINSPPQGYADPYLERSQGSVLGKNVTGGYYDMMGSLRKIMPGNHSVCIDMESGGAVFVGQDESDSEEEEDLFTERQAMGWSTNHSTKSNLSLSQRQSSKQDAYADFHYTMPMTDVEDAWPENHSLPYRSTKTIKYLEGRAKSNTCPVHGRQASLSSADCSSYIHLCHEPREAEVYPVPCCQALSNSHFVDPLTGSLVRNSFMNDNISDKNTGIPCRNPQVGQATLPTGHLISKSETAKNNLKVTEHPEYVETCVREGMYRQDSTGQQDTSQIDMKTEVLTITQQENPLPEVSSKDSESDRSKMVDSGVEHGNSSTSLVEIDNCSDDDITDVTSGIFGDFTGDYAETADYTSPSFKSLQKQVGTPDSMDSIDLPSTAGSSETLSPTSLHPSNSPRTVDSGYDTENNESPEFVLKEPHEPQDNKTFIQPLGLSVADSSPIVEAKEGDEADTQKEVVEDVEEEVTMKTSQSTEKLTVLSDKTPYRDSAYFSDTDAGKEKESDEDKEKGMDDLEREEEEGTMEATDQKTQPPPVEEQDKEISNVLETEENRENVYNDIQEGTQTAPPTEEDEKVSPSSSELTIISSISPEICECPINNTVQDEASDLNTDDPQEVPSENQLSDLTALTFSDAQQENHKTEVTDTTLDFEPSVADSSVEDGNVEIGPDTFINENEVNQEEQVTEETTSSASLEELSTQDNDDNVETLISESAESVSTDNITDKPENLDGKSKNGAQFHKTSSRPSSPPPLPSLEGRVSPVERGEADDEDRDSEDSDESDEELRTYSIQEQSEESEDEILPVPIIVSDCSDAHKLRSLLKMPSMCVDNLGDESKKKVVSFFDDVTVYLFDQESPTGELSEHAYPLGGEASTQSANCTVLNQQEKANSTDDSSDGNISEESTGFEWDDDFSLLPLPTSSMESPPDIKATTCLPPSPTNHKPAAQFSRFTVSPSPISRFSITHVSDSDVDSAGGSSEDGDRE, from the exons GAGTTTGAGAATGCAGAGGGAGATGAATACCAGGCCGACATGTCAACGCTGGCATCGCCAGCCTCAGCCGGCAGTCCCGATGTCTACGTCTTGCCTCTAAGTGAAGTCTCGCTGCCCGTCGCCAAACAACCAAGCCGCTCAG TCCAACTCCAGAAGTCAACAGATGCATCTCGCCACAGTTTGCTCTACATTAAAGAGATTGGGCATGGATGGTTCGGAAAG GTGTTGTTGGGGGAGGTAACCTCTGGCCTCAGCAGTACCCAGGTGGTGGTGAAGGAGCTCAAGACGAGTGCCAGTATTCAGGACCAGATGCATTTCCTGGAGGAAGCACAGCCTTACAg ATCTCTGCAGCATCCTGCTCTAGTGCAGTGTTTGGCTCAATGCACAGAGGTCACACCCTACCTGCTGATCATGGAGTTCTGTCCTTTG GGTGATGTGAAAGGCTATCTGCGCAGCTGCAGAGCAGCAGATTCTGTGACTCCTGATCCTTTGCTCCTTCAAAGAATGGCTTGTCAGATCGCTTCTGGCCTTCTGCATCTCCACAAACATGACTACAGACACAG TGATCTGGCTTTGAGAAACTGCCTTCTGACATCAGATGTTACTGTCAAGATCGGAGATTATGGCCTGTCACACAGCAAGTATAAG GATGATTACTTTGTGACATCAGATCAGTCCTGGGTACCATTACGCTGGATTGCCCCTGAACTGGTGGATGAAGTTCATGGCAACATACTGATGGCAGACCAAACTAAACAAAGCAACATTTG GTCACTTGGGGTAACTATGTGGGAGTTGTTCGAGTTAGGGAACCAGCCTTATAGACACTACTCTGACCGGCAGGTCCTCAACTTTGCTGTGAAAGATCAACAACTTAAACTGCCAAAGCCAATGCTTCAGTTTCCTCTTTCAGACCGTTG GTATGAAGTGATGCAGTTCTGTTGGCTTCAGTCAGACCAGAGGCCTAATGCTGAGGAAGTCCACCTACTGCTCAGTTACCTGTGTGCCAAAGGTGCCAGTGAGGCAGAAGAAGATTTTGAGAGGCGCTGGAACTCAATGAGACCGAACATGACTCATGGCAGTCTGCACGGGGCTGGTCCCCTGACCTTGGAGATGCCACAGTCCTTAACCACCTCATCCTCATTCCCCTTACTGGAGCAATTTTCAGCTGGTGATGGCTACCAGTCGGAGTCAGGAGACGACATTCTCACAGTTACTGAGACCAGTCATGGTCTGAACTTTGAGTACAAATGGGAGCAAGCAAGAGCTAAACAACCCTATCCCTCCTCATCTACCAGTGGAACATTAGGTCAAGGGAATCCCCATTGCCAGGAGGTCTATTACCCTCCAGGAGGTATGGTAGGTGGATGTGGGATTGATCGCCTCACCTTAGGGGTCTCTCCCCAATACTATGACCCCAAGCAATTACACACTCCAGGTGTTGTTCCAGTTCTCAGTGCACATAGTCCGTCAGTGAATAGTGAGTATTACATTCGTATTGAAGAGCCAGTAGAATGCAATATTGACATGGAATACACAATGTGTGCATACAGCCCTGAATTTGGGGGCAGCAATGGCAGCTTTCTCACTGGTAGTGGAGACTCAGGGGATTGTATGAATTGTCCTTCTAAAGGCAAGCCAATCGAAACATACTGGTCAGCTGACATCCATAAAAGCAGTGCCTATGATTCAGACAGCAGTCCAACCATGTCCCTAACTATGGAGCCACTTCTAGGTCAGGTATCTGATTCCAGCCCACTTAGGCCATGGGAGTCAGGTCATTATGTATCATACAAAGACAGGGACGGAGGCTATTACTATGAAAACTCACCACCCCTGGGTATGGATCACTACCTGATTGGAGGTCCATCAGAACCCATGAGGGAGAGCTGGGGGTCCCGAAGCCTGAGACAGGCATTGGGTGAGCTTGAGGAACCTTTGGGGATCTCACACTCTATCAACAGCCCCCCACAGGGCTATGCTGACCCTTATCTAGAGAGAAGTCAAGGGTCAGTACTTGGGAAGAATGTAACTGGCGGATACTATGACATGATGGGTTCTTTGAGAAAGATCATGCCAGGGAACCACTCAGTGTGTATTGACATGGAATCAGGGGGAGCTGTGTTTGTGGGGCAAGATGAGAGTGActcagaagaggaggaggatctCTTCACTGAAAGGCAGGCAATGGGCTGGTCTACCAACCACTCAACAAAAAGCAATTTGAGCTTGTCTCAAAGGCAGTCATCAAAGCAAGATGCATATGCAGACTTTCATTACACTATGCCAATGACTGATGTTGAGGATGCATGGCCAGAGAACCACAGTCTCCCATACCGATCtaccaaaacaataaaatacctGGAAGGCAGAGCCAAAAGCAACACCTGCCCTGTGCATGGCAGACAAGCATCACTATCCTCAGCAGACTGCAGCTCCTATATTCATCTATGTCATGAACCTAGAGAAGCAGAGGTGTACCCTGTACCTTGTTGTCAGGCTTTGAGCAATTCCCATTTTGTAGATCCTCTTACAGGGTCATTAGTTAGAAATAGTTTCATGAATGACAATATTTCAGACAAAAACACAGGCATACCCTGCAGGAACCCACAGGTAGGCCAAGCTACCTTACCTACTGGACATTTAATTTCGAAATCAGAGACAgcaaaaaacaatttaaaagtgACAGAACACCCAGAATATGTTGAAACTTGTGTCAGAGAGGGAATGTATAGGCAAGACAGTACTGGACAACAAGATACTAGTCAAATTGACATGAAAACAGAGGTTTTAACCATAACTCAACAAGAGAATCCCCTCCCTGAAGTCTCTTCCAAAGATTCCGAATCAGACAGAAGCAAGATGGTGGACAGTGGTGTGGAACATGGAAATTCCAGCACCAGCCTGGTGGAAATTGACAATTGCAgtgatgatgacatcacagatgTCACCTCTGGGATTTTTGGTGACTTCACTGGAGATTATGCTGAGACAGCTGACTACACCTCTCCTTCATTTAAGTCATTGCAGAAGCAAGTAGGTACACCTGACTCCATGGACTCCATAGATCTACCATCCACTGCAGGCTCCAGTGAGACTCTGAGCCCAacctctctccatccatcaaaTTCCCCAAGAACTGTGGATAGTGGCTATGACACAGAGAATAATGAGTCTCCTGAATTTGTCCTCAAGGAACCCCATGAACCACAAGACAACAAAACCTTTATCCAGCCATTGGGGCTGTCAGTTGCTGACTCAAGTCCAATCGTTGAAGCAAAAGAAGGAGATGAGGCTGACACCCAAAAAGAGGTTGTGGAGGATGTGGAGGAAGAAGTCACCATGAAAACATCCCAGAGCACAGAAAAACTGACTGTACTAAGTGATAAAACCCCATACAGAGATTCCGCTTACTTTTCTGATACTGATgcagggaaagagaaagagagtgatgaagataaagagaAAGGTATGGATGATCttgagagggaggaagaggagggaacAATGGAAGCAACAGACCAAAAAACACAACCACCACCAGTGGAAGAACAAGACAAAGAAATTTCAAATGTTTTGGAGACAGAAGAAAACCGTGAAAATGTCTACAATGATATTCAGGAAGGTACCCAAACAGCTCCACCCACAGAGGAAGATGAAAAGGTTTCCCCTAGTTCCTCCGAACTAACTATTATTTCATCAATTTCTCCTGAGATATGTGAATGTCCTATAAACAACACTGTCCAGGATGAAGCCTCTGACCTGAATACAGATGACCCTCAAGAAGTGCCATCTGAAAATCAGTTATCTGATTTAACTGCCTTGACTTTTTCTGATGCCCAGCAAGAAAATCACAAAACTGAGGTGACAGATACCACCCTTGATTTTGAGCCATCAGTGGCTGACAGTTCAGTAGAGGACGGTAATGTTGAGATCGGTCCTGATACCTTTATCAATGAAAATGAAGTTAACCAGGAAGAGCAAGTTACTGAAGAAACAACATCCAGCGCAAGTTTAGAAGAACTATCAACTCAGGACAACGATGACAATGTGGAAACACTCATATCCGAATCAGCCGAGAGTGTTTCAACAGATAATATAACAGATAAGCCTGAAAATCTAGATGGTAAGTCAAAAAATGGAGCTCAGTTTCACAAGACTTCCTCTCGTCCTTCTTCGCCTCCTCCTCTCCCATCACTCGAGGGTCGAGTGTCCCCAGTAGAGAGAGGAGAAGCTGATGATGAGGACAGGGATTCAGAGGACAGTGATGAATCAGATGAGGAGCTGCGCACCTACAGTATCCAGGAACAGAGTGAGGAAAGCGAGGATGAAATCCTACCAGTGCCCATCATTGTGAGTGACTGCAGTGATGCACACAAACTCAGAAGCCTCCTCAAGATGCCCAGCATGTGTGTGGATAACCTTGGTGATGAGTCCAAGAAGAAGGTGGTGTCCTTCTTTGATGATGTTACTGTCTACTTATTTGACCAA GAAAGTCCAACCGGAGAACTATCAGAACATGCCTACCCCCTGGGAGGTGAGGCAAGCACACAGAGTGCAAACTGCACAGTGTTGAATCAACAGGAAAAGGCCAACTCAACTGATGACTCTTCAGATGGAAATATTTCAGAAGAGA GTACAGGGTTTGAGTGGGATGATGATTTCTCTTTGCTGCCACTACCAACCTCTTCAATGGAATCACCCCCAGACATCAAGGCTACAACATGCCTTCCACCCAGTCCCACAAATCACAAGCCTGCTGCGCAATTCTCACGTTTCACAGTTTCTCCATCCCCAATTTCACGATTCTCCATCACCCATGTTTCTGACTCAGACGTGGATTCTGCCGGAG GAAGCAGTGAGGACGGGGATAGAGAATGA
- the aatkb gene encoding serine/threonine-protein kinase LMTK1 isoform X2, with protein sequence MLACLCCKKGEIGFKEFENAEGDEYQADMSTLASPASAGSPDVYVLPLSEVSLPVAKQPSRSVQLQKSTDASRHSLLYIKEIGHGWFGKVLLGEVTSGLSSTQVVVKELKTSASIQDQMHFLEEAQPYRSLQHPALVQCLAQCTEVTPYLLIMEFCPLGDVKGYLRSCRAADSVTPDPLLLQRMACQIASGLLHLHKHDYRHSDLALRNCLLTSDVTVKIGDYGLSHSKYKDDYFVTSDQSWVPLRWIAPELVDEVHGNILMADQTKQSNIWSLGVTMWELFELGNQPYRHYSDRQVLNFAVKDQQLKLPKPMLQFPLSDRWYEVMQFCWLQSDQRPNAEEVHLLLSYLCAKGASEAEEDFERRWNSMRPNMTHGSLHGAGPLTLEMPQSLTTSSSFPLLEQFSAGDGYQSESGDDILTVTETSHGLNFEYKWEQARAKQPYPSSSTSGTLGQGNPHCQEVYYPPGGMVGGCGIDRLTLGVSPQYYDPKQLHTPGVVPVLSAHSPSVNSEYYIRIEEPVECNIDMEYTMCAYSPEFGGSNGSFLTGSGDSGDCMNCPSKGKPIETYWSADIHKSSAYDSDSSPTMSLTMEPLLGQVSDSSPLRPWESGHYVSYKDRDGGYYYENSPPLGMDHYLIGGPSEPMRESWGSRSLRQALGELEEPLGISHSINSPPQGYADPYLERSQGSVLGKNVTGGYYDMMGSLRKIMPGNHSVCIDMESGGAVFVGQDESDSEEEEDLFTERQAMGWSTNHSTKSNLSLSQRQSSKQDAYADFHYTMPMTDVEDAWPENHSLPYRSTKTIKYLEGRAKSNTCPVHGRQASLSSADCSSYIHLCHEPREAEVYPVPCCQALSNSHFVDPLTGSLVRNSFMNDNISDKNTGIPCRNPQVGQATLPTGHLISKSETAKNNLKVTEHPEYVETCVREGMYRQDSTGQQDTSQIDMKTEVLTITQQENPLPEVSSKDSESDRSKMVDSGVEHGNSSTSLVEIDNCSDDDITDVTSGIFGDFTGDYAETADYTSPSFKSLQKQVGTPDSMDSIDLPSTAGSSETLSPTSLHPSNSPRTVDSGYDTENNESPEFVLKEPHEPQDNKTFIQPLGLSVADSSPIVEAKEGDEADTQKEVVEDVEEEVTMKTSQSTEKLTVLSDKTPYRDSAYFSDTDAGKEKESDEDKEKGMDDLEREEEEGTMEATDQKTQPPPVEEQDKEISNVLETEENRENVYNDIQEGTQTAPPTEEDEKVSPSSSELTIISSISPEICECPINNTVQDEASDLNTDDPQEVPSENQLSDLTALTFSDAQQENHKTEVTDTTLDFEPSVADSSVEDGNVEIGPDTFINENEVNQEEQVTEETTSSASLEELSTQDNDDNVETLISESAESVSTDNITDKPENLDGKSKNGAQFHKTSSRPSSPPPLPSLEGRVSPVERGEADDEDRDSEDSDESDEELRTYSIQEQSEESEDEILPVPIIVSDCSDAHKLRSLLKMPSMCVDNLGDESKKKVVSFFDDVTVYLFDQESPTGELSEHAYPLGGEASTQSANCTVLNQQEKANSTDDSSDGNISEESTGFEWDDDFSLLPLPTSSMESPPDIKATTCLPPSPTNHKPAAQFSRFTVSPSPISRFSITHVSDSDVDSAGGSSEDGDRE encoded by the exons GAGTTTGAGAATGCAGAGGGAGATGAATACCAGGCCGACATGTCAACGCTGGCATCGCCAGCCTCAGCCGGCAGTCCCGATGTCTACGTCTTGCCTCTAAGTGAAGTCTCGCTGCCCGTCGCCAAACAACCAAGCCGCTCAG TCCAACTCCAGAAGTCAACAGATGCATCTCGCCACAGTTTGCTCTACATTAAAGAGATTGGGCATGGATGGTTCGGAAAG GTGTTGTTGGGGGAGGTAACCTCTGGCCTCAGCAGTACCCAGGTGGTGGTGAAGGAGCTCAAGACGAGTGCCAGTATTCAGGACCAGATGCATTTCCTGGAGGAAGCACAGCCTTACAg ATCTCTGCAGCATCCTGCTCTAGTGCAGTGTTTGGCTCAATGCACAGAGGTCACACCCTACCTGCTGATCATGGAGTTCTGTCCTTTG GGTGATGTGAAAGGCTATCTGCGCAGCTGCAGAGCAGCAGATTCTGTGACTCCTGATCCTTTGCTCCTTCAAAGAATGGCTTGTCAGATCGCTTCTGGCCTTCTGCATCTCCACAAACATGACTACAGACACAG TGATCTGGCTTTGAGAAACTGCCTTCTGACATCAGATGTTACTGTCAAGATCGGAGATTATGGCCTGTCACACAGCAAGTATAAG GATGATTACTTTGTGACATCAGATCAGTCCTGGGTACCATTACGCTGGATTGCCCCTGAACTGGTGGATGAAGTTCATGGCAACATACTGATGGCAGACCAAACTAAACAAAGCAACATTTG GTCACTTGGGGTAACTATGTGGGAGTTGTTCGAGTTAGGGAACCAGCCTTATAGACACTACTCTGACCGGCAGGTCCTCAACTTTGCTGTGAAAGATCAACAACTTAAACTGCCAAAGCCAATGCTTCAGTTTCCTCTTTCAGACCGTTG GTATGAAGTGATGCAGTTCTGTTGGCTTCAGTCAGACCAGAGGCCTAATGCTGAGGAAGTCCACCTACTGCTCAGTTACCTGTGTGCCAAAGGTGCCAGTGAGGCAGAAGAAGATTTTGAGAGGCGCTGGAACTCAATGAGACCGAACATGACTCATGGCAGTCTGCACGGGGCTGGTCCCCTGACCTTGGAGATGCCACAGTCCTTAACCACCTCATCCTCATTCCCCTTACTGGAGCAATTTTCAGCTGGTGATGGCTACCAGTCGGAGTCAGGAGACGACATTCTCACAGTTACTGAGACCAGTCATGGTCTGAACTTTGAGTACAAATGGGAGCAAGCAAGAGCTAAACAACCCTATCCCTCCTCATCTACCAGTGGAACATTAGGTCAAGGGAATCCCCATTGCCAGGAGGTCTATTACCCTCCAGGAGGTATGGTAGGTGGATGTGGGATTGATCGCCTCACCTTAGGGGTCTCTCCCCAATACTATGACCCCAAGCAATTACACACTCCAGGTGTTGTTCCAGTTCTCAGTGCACATAGTCCGTCAGTGAATAGTGAGTATTACATTCGTATTGAAGAGCCAGTAGAATGCAATATTGACATGGAATACACAATGTGTGCATACAGCCCTGAATTTGGGGGCAGCAATGGCAGCTTTCTCACTGGTAGTGGAGACTCAGGGGATTGTATGAATTGTCCTTCTAAAGGCAAGCCAATCGAAACATACTGGTCAGCTGACATCCATAAAAGCAGTGCCTATGATTCAGACAGCAGTCCAACCATGTCCCTAACTATGGAGCCACTTCTAGGTCAGGTATCTGATTCCAGCCCACTTAGGCCATGGGAGTCAGGTCATTATGTATCATACAAAGACAGGGACGGAGGCTATTACTATGAAAACTCACCACCCCTGGGTATGGATCACTACCTGATTGGAGGTCCATCAGAACCCATGAGGGAGAGCTGGGGGTCCCGAAGCCTGAGACAGGCATTGGGTGAGCTTGAGGAACCTTTGGGGATCTCACACTCTATCAACAGCCCCCCACAGGGCTATGCTGACCCTTATCTAGAGAGAAGTCAAGGGTCAGTACTTGGGAAGAATGTAACTGGCGGATACTATGACATGATGGGTTCTTTGAGAAAGATCATGCCAGGGAACCACTCAGTGTGTATTGACATGGAATCAGGGGGAGCTGTGTTTGTGGGGCAAGATGAGAGTGActcagaagaggaggaggatctCTTCACTGAAAGGCAGGCAATGGGCTGGTCTACCAACCACTCAACAAAAAGCAATTTGAGCTTGTCTCAAAGGCAGTCATCAAAGCAAGATGCATATGCAGACTTTCATTACACTATGCCAATGACTGATGTTGAGGATGCATGGCCAGAGAACCACAGTCTCCCATACCGATCtaccaaaacaataaaatacctGGAAGGCAGAGCCAAAAGCAACACCTGCCCTGTGCATGGCAGACAAGCATCACTATCCTCAGCAGACTGCAGCTCCTATATTCATCTATGTCATGAACCTAGAGAAGCAGAGGTGTACCCTGTACCTTGTTGTCAGGCTTTGAGCAATTCCCATTTTGTAGATCCTCTTACAGGGTCATTAGTTAGAAATAGTTTCATGAATGACAATATTTCAGACAAAAACACAGGCATACCCTGCAGGAACCCACAGGTAGGCCAAGCTACCTTACCTACTGGACATTTAATTTCGAAATCAGAGACAgcaaaaaacaatttaaaagtgACAGAACACCCAGAATATGTTGAAACTTGTGTCAGAGAGGGAATGTATAGGCAAGACAGTACTGGACAACAAGATACTAGTCAAATTGACATGAAAACAGAGGTTTTAACCATAACTCAACAAGAGAATCCCCTCCCTGAAGTCTCTTCCAAAGATTCCGAATCAGACAGAAGCAAGATGGTGGACAGTGGTGTGGAACATGGAAATTCCAGCACCAGCCTGGTGGAAATTGACAATTGCAgtgatgatgacatcacagatgTCACCTCTGGGATTTTTGGTGACTTCACTGGAGATTATGCTGAGACAGCTGACTACACCTCTCCTTCATTTAAGTCATTGCAGAAGCAAGTAGGTACACCTGACTCCATGGACTCCATAGATCTACCATCCACTGCAGGCTCCAGTGAGACTCTGAGCCCAacctctctccatccatcaaaTTCCCCAAGAACTGTGGATAGTGGCTATGACACAGAGAATAATGAGTCTCCTGAATTTGTCCTCAAGGAACCCCATGAACCACAAGACAACAAAACCTTTATCCAGCCATTGGGGCTGTCAGTTGCTGACTCAAGTCCAATCGTTGAAGCAAAAGAAGGAGATGAGGCTGACACCCAAAAAGAGGTTGTGGAGGATGTGGAGGAAGAAGTCACCATGAAAACATCCCAGAGCACAGAAAAACTGACTGTACTAAGTGATAAAACCCCATACAGAGATTCCGCTTACTTTTCTGATACTGATgcagggaaagagaaagagagtgatgaagataaagagaAAGGTATGGATGATCttgagagggaggaagaggagggaacAATGGAAGCAACAGACCAAAAAACACAACCACCACCAGTGGAAGAACAAGACAAAGAAATTTCAAATGTTTTGGAGACAGAAGAAAACCGTGAAAATGTCTACAATGATATTCAGGAAGGTACCCAAACAGCTCCACCCACAGAGGAAGATGAAAAGGTTTCCCCTAGTTCCTCCGAACTAACTATTATTTCATCAATTTCTCCTGAGATATGTGAATGTCCTATAAACAACACTGTCCAGGATGAAGCCTCTGACCTGAATACAGATGACCCTCAAGAAGTGCCATCTGAAAATCAGTTATCTGATTTAACTGCCTTGACTTTTTCTGATGCCCAGCAAGAAAATCACAAAACTGAGGTGACAGATACCACCCTTGATTTTGAGCCATCAGTGGCTGACAGTTCAGTAGAGGACGGTAATGTTGAGATCGGTCCTGATACCTTTATCAATGAAAATGAAGTTAACCAGGAAGAGCAAGTTACTGAAGAAACAACATCCAGCGCAAGTTTAGAAGAACTATCAACTCAGGACAACGATGACAATGTGGAAACACTCATATCCGAATCAGCCGAGAGTGTTTCAACAGATAATATAACAGATAAGCCTGAAAATCTAGATGGTAAGTCAAAAAATGGAGCTCAGTTTCACAAGACTTCCTCTCGTCCTTCTTCGCCTCCTCCTCTCCCATCACTCGAGGGTCGAGTGTCCCCAGTAGAGAGAGGAGAAGCTGATGATGAGGACAGGGATTCAGAGGACAGTGATGAATCAGATGAGGAGCTGCGCACCTACAGTATCCAGGAACAGAGTGAGGAAAGCGAGGATGAAATCCTACCAGTGCCCATCATTGTGAGTGACTGCAGTGATGCACACAAACTCAGAAGCCTCCTCAAGATGCCCAGCATGTGTGTGGATAACCTTGGTGATGAGTCCAAGAAGAAGGTGGTGTCCTTCTTTGATGATGTTACTGTCTACTTATTTGACCAA GAAAGTCCAACCGGAGAACTATCAGAACATGCCTACCCCCTGGGAGGTGAGGCAAGCACACAGAGTGCAAACTGCACAGTGTTGAATCAACAGGAAAAGGCCAACTCAACTGATGACTCTTCAGATGGAAATATTTCAGAAGAGA GTACAGGGTTTGAGTGGGATGATGATTTCTCTTTGCTGCCACTACCAACCTCTTCAATGGAATCACCCCCAGACATCAAGGCTACAACATGCCTTCCACCCAGTCCCACAAATCACAAGCCTGCTGCGCAATTCTCACGTTTCACAGTTTCTCCATCCCCAATTTCACGATTCTCCATCACCCATGTTTCTGACTCAGACGTGGATTCTGCCGGAG GAAGCAGTGAGGACGGGGATAGAGAATGA